Proteins encoded in a region of the Ptychodera flava strain L36383 chromosome 4, AS_Pfla_20210202, whole genome shotgun sequence genome:
- the LOC139131885 gene encoding tumor necrosis factor receptor superfamily member 3-like — MWFDTVITEHRIKVVVMVTAVLLQNYMISSLTCNGRTRYKSWDTDGNPVCTPCSKCPPGTGVSKACDETHDTQCEVCVDNTYSASWSRLSPCQPCLVCDPHQQTTKNCTSTHSAKCTDNCDYGYFMNKLTDECDRCSSCTLRGSDYSPPRMPECVSQGMPDELQCMPVRSSKLKLNHLSLENVKVPEASSTKASEGTIAFVAQTVRASAKTDGNANDRKHVHTISALAAIFSVVILFLVLIFTKRAVCVKTKKYQQSRKYLDKVPLTDSSNEETFL, encoded by the exons ATGTGGTTCGACACTGTCATCACAGAGCATCGAATTAAGGTTGTCGTCATGGTGACCGCGGTCCTACTTCAAAACTACATG atttcatcactgACTTGTAACGGAAGGACAAGATATAAATCATGGGACACAGACGGGAACCCAGTTTGTACGCCGTGCAGCAAATGTCCCCCGGGGACTGGTGTGTCAAAAGCATGTGACGAAACCCACGACACACAGTGTGAGGTTTGCGTAGATAACACATACTCGGCCTCTTGGAGTCGTTTGTCGCCTTGCCAACCGTGTCTGGTCTGTGACCCACATCAACAAACGACCAAGAACTGTACATCAACACACAGCGCCAAATGTACAGATAACTGTGATTACG GTTACTTTATGAACAAGCTAACAGATGAATGCGACAGGTGCTCGAGTTGCACCCTCCGAGGTTCGGACTATTCTCCGCCTCGTATGCCTGAATGTGTGAGCCAGGGGATGCCGGACGAACTCCAATGTATGCCTGTCAGATCTAGCAAGCTAAAACTCAATCATCTTTCTCTCGAAAATGTGAAAGTCCCAG AGGCAAGTTCAACGAAGGCGTCCGAGGGAACAATAGCTTTTGTGGCACAGACAGTGAGAGCGTCAGCCAAAACGGACGGGAATGCAAATGACAGAAAACATGTGCATACAATCTCAGCACTTGCCGCCATCTTTTCCGTTGTCATTTTATTCTTAGTTTTGATATTCACAAAACGCGCTGTCTGCGTGAAAACGAAGAAGTATCAACAGTCTAGAAAGTATCTAGACAAAGTTCCTTTGACGGACTCCTCTAACGAAGAGACGTTCCTGTGA